CAAGCTGCAGCCAGCGAGTGTAAGCGAGAGGGTCATGGTGCAACCTCCGTCAGTGCTTTGAGACGCATGCGCATCATGTCGATCACGTGCCCGGCGGCCTCGATCTCGTTGCGCATTTCGACAATCTCTTCATCGTCGATCTTGCCGTCGTCGGCGAATGCCAACGCAACTTCGTGCAGCAAACCGGTGATTGCCGGCAGCGCGTCCCGATCGGTCGCGTCGCTGCTGTCGATGGGAACTACACGCATGCCAACCAGTGACATTACGTCATTGGCGAAGGCTCCATTCCATTCACGGCATCCGAGAATGAACGAAACAACCCCCATTTCGGCAGTCGCATCACGATATTTTGCGGCGGTATCCTCGCCTTTGCCGAGAACGCGACCGACGTCTGCATACGTTAAACGGTCGCGGTCTTTCAGGCGCCCGAGGCTCACCCCGATGGTTTCGAGCAAAATCGAAGCGGATGGCGTGCGAAAATTGCCGTGGATCATCGGGCGGCTCATCCCGCAATACCCGCTGCATGAGCCGGCATTACGACACTAGGACGCTCATTGTCCGCGCAGAGCAGTTGACGCTGTTCGTACTCTTCCATCGCTTGGCGGACCTTTGCTTCCGTCGTCGACCAAACACGCCGGCCGGCCCGCACTTGGCGGACAAAATGGCGGTCGCCGAACAGCGCGCCGAAGGTTGTGGCCGCCATCTTGTGGCGATCGAGGAAGCGCTCGATGTCAGTTAGCAGCGTCGTCATGACCGCCGACATAAGGTGTGAAACATCACACCGTCAAGGTGTGAAACATCTCATCTGCCGTCGACGCATCATTACGTGTGAAAAATCACACATGTCCGAGCAGTACGAAGTCACCCGCGTGAAGGCCGAGTTGAGGCGCTTGATGGCCAAGAAGGGCCTTAAGGCTAAGCGCCTGTCGCTTGATGCCGGCTTGGGGGAGACGGCCGTTAGAGATATATTCGAACGGCCCGACGCTGACATGAAGGTGGGGACGCTGCACAAGCTGGCGGGAGCGCTCGACGTCACCATTGATGATATCATCGGTTCGAAGATCGATATCGTCGGCCGCGTCGGCGCAGGCGGCAACGTCATCTATGAAGAGAATCCGCTCGGCAGCGCGCCTCGCCCGCCAGGCATCGGCGGCACGCTGGAGGCGTTGGAGGTCGATGGATCATCGATGCTCCCGCGCTATTCGTCGGGGGACGTCGTCTATATCGCGCGCCAACATGACGGAGTTAGCGAAGAGGACATTGGCGAGTTCTGTGCCATCCGGCTGCTCACTGGTGAAACGTACATCAAGCAGCTGGCTTTGGGGTCGCGACCTGGCTTCTTTACCCTTCGATCCCTGAATGCCGAGGATATTTCGGACGTCGAGGTTGAGTGGGCGACGCCGATCCTTTTCGTCCTTCCAAGAGCCGCGCGACGTCGGATGGGCTTTTGACCCAATAGC
Above is a window of Sphingomonas oryzagri DNA encoding:
- a CDS encoding S24 family peptidase, which encodes MSEQYEVTRVKAELRRLMAKKGLKAKRLSLDAGLGETAVRDIFERPDADMKVGTLHKLAGALDVTIDDIIGSKIDIVGRVGAGGNVIYEENPLGSAPRPPGIGGTLEALEVDGSSMLPRYSSGDVVYIARQHDGVSEEDIGEFCAIRLLTGETYIKQLALGSRPGFFTLRSLNAEDISDVEVEWATPILFVLPRAARRRMGF